One Paramisgurnus dabryanus chromosome 10, PD_genome_1.1, whole genome shotgun sequence genomic region harbors:
- the LOC135779727 gene encoding protocadherin gamma-A11-like: MVYWCYIDKMSRFMLYSVLFLIVVAHPAQGQVSYSIPEEMAKGSRVGNIAQDLGLDLQRLKSGKARIFTQDSTEYIELNRNTGLLLIREKMDRESLCAKTTPCALHLQMILENPMELYTINIEVTDINDNAPTFQKKDFKFEISESAVPGASFMLGRAFDPDVGQNALQSYSLKPSDTFRLELLSQMDGTKNVRMILQNPLDRETQNSLSLFLEAFDGGDPVLSGTVKIQITVLDINDNAPVFTQKVYKTTIAENEAKGAILTVVSASDADEGFNGEVTYYISDTMDSNVADIFIINKQNGELSLNGQIDYERVNHYELNIQAKDQGGLSNEGKVIIDVLDINDNSPSISVLSSSHSISEGSKSGTVVAMLNVNDIDSGFNGQVHCVINDDIPFAITSSSSSFFSLQTEHELDREGKAEYNITIMCTDEGVPVLSSSVSFRVQITDVNDNAPIFEKRHYEACVVENNPPGVSISNVKAIDADWNQNARVSYILEDSTVNGVSVSSYVSVHPDSGVITAMRSFDYEQLKDFNIQVKAQDGGSPPLSSNVTVKIIIQDQNDNAPQVLYPVQAGGSVVAEIVPRSADAGYLVTKVVAVDVDSGQNAWLSYKLQKATDRALFEVGLQNGEIRTVRQVTDKDAVKQKLTVVVEDNGQPSRSAVVNINVAVADSFPEILYELPDFTHDREQNDNLTFYLVLALAAVSFLFITCVVVIISVKVYKWRQSRIFYQSNLPVIPYYPPNYTDTGVTGTLPHGYNYEVCMTTDSRKSDCKFSTLGGQNILVMDPSFTETMQRVVNENNVLEGEYSTESVRKTFLKSKLSKYSVQII; this comes from the coding sequence ATGGTATATTGGTGCTATATCGACAAAATGTCTCGTTTCATGCTTTACTCGGTGTTGTTTCTCATCGTCGTTGCTCACCCAGCACAAGGGCAGGTCAGTTACTCTATTCCAGAGGAAATGGCAAAAGGATCGAGGGTTGGAAATATCGCGCAGGATTTAGGGTTGGATTTACAACGACTGAAATCAGGAAAAGCACGCATATTTACACAGGACAGCACTGAATATATCGAGCTAAATAGAAACACGGGACTGCTTCTGATAAGGGAGAAAATGGATCGTGAGTCTCTTTGTGCAAAAACAACTCCGTGTGCTTTGCATCTTCAAATGATTTTGGAAAACCCAATGGAATTATACACGATTAATATCGAAGTCACAGATATAAATGATAATGCACCTACTTTCCAGAAAAAGGATTTCAAATTTGAGATCAGCGAATCGGCTGTGCCgggtgctagtttcatgctagggAGAGCTTTTGATCCTGATGTAGGACAAAACGCACTTCAAAGCTATTCGCTTAAACCCTCTGATACATTTCGTCTTGAATTGCTGAGTCAGATGGATGGCACTAAAAATGTCAGGATGATTTTACAAAACCCACTTGATAGAGAAACGCAAAACTCGCTTTCTTTGTTTTTAGAAGCGTTTGATGGCGGCGATCCTGTTCTCTCAGGCACAGTGAAGATTCAAATTACCGTCTTAGACATTAATGATAATGCTCCTGTATTTACGCAGAAGGTATATAAAACCACCATAGCAGAAAACGAAGCAAAGGGTGCTATATTAACAGTTGTGAGCGCGTCCGATGCCGACGAAGGCTTTAACGGTGAGGTAACATATTACATATCTGACACAATGGACAGTAATGTGGCAgacatatttataattaataaacaaaatgGTGAACTATCATTAAATGGTCAGATTGACTATGAAAGGGTGAACCATTATGAGCTTAATATTCAGGCAAAGGACCAAGGAGGACTTTCAAATGAAGGTAAAGTAATTATCGATGTGTTGGACATTAATGACAATTCACCGAGTATTAGTGTTCTGTCTAGTTCCCATTCTATATCCGAAGGGTCTAAGTCTGGGACTGTTGTTGCAATGCTAAATGTTAACGATATTGACTCAGGTTTTAATGGCCAGGTTCACTGCGTCATAAATGACGATATTCCCTTTGCTATTACATCTTCGTCTAGCAGTTTTTTTAGCTTACAAACAGAACATGAATTGGACAGGGAGGGAAAAGCTGAGTACAATATCACTATTATGTGCACGGATGAGGGAGTGCCCGTGCTCTCCAGTAGTGTTTCTTTTCGTGTGCAGATAACAGATGTGAATGATAACGCGCCAATCTTTGAGAAACGTCACTATGAAGCATGCGTCGTCGAAAACAACCCACCTGGTGTCTCTATTTCAAATGTTAAAGCCATCGACGCTGATTGGAATCAGAATGCACGTGTTTCATATATTCTAGAGGACAGCACTGTCAATGGAGTTTCTGTATCTTCATATGTATCAGTTCACCCTGACAGTGGAGTGATTACAGCAATGCGCTCGTTTGACTATGAACAACTTAAAGATTTCAATATCCAAGTGAAGGCTCAAGATGGGGGCTCTCCTCCTCTCAGCAGTAATGTGactgtaaaaattattattcaaGATCAGAATGACAACGCTCCTCAGGTTCTGTATCCTGTACAAGCTGGTGGTTCTGTGGTGGCTGAGATTGTGCCTCGTTCTGCAGATGCTGGTTATCTCGTCACTAAAGTGGTGGCTGTTGATGTGGACTCTGGACAGAATGCCTGGCTCTCATATAAACTTCAGAAAGCCACAGACAGAGCGCTGTTTGAAGTGGGTTTACAGAATGGAGAAATAAGAACTGTGCGACAGGTGACTGATAAAGATGCTGTGAAACAAAAACTCACTGTTGTTGTTGAAGATAACGGACAGCCCTCGCGCTCAGCTGTTGTTAATATTAACGTGGCTGTGGCGGACAGCTTCCCTGAAATACTTTACGAACTCCCAGATTTTACGCATGACAGAGAACAAAACGACAATCTGACTTTTTATTTAGTTCTCGCCCTGGCTGCGGTTTCCTTCCTTTTCATCACATGTGTAGTTGTTATAATATCAGTGAAAGTCTACAAATGGAGACAATCTCGCATTTTCTATCAGTCAAATCTCCCTGTTATTCCATACTACCCACCAAACTATACAGATACAGGAGTAACTGGAACTCTGCCACACGGATACAATTATGAAGTTTGTATGACCACTGACTCGAGGAAAAGCGACTGTAAGTTCTCAACACTCGGGGGTCAGAATATTTTAGTGATGGACCCAAGTTTCACTGAAACTATGCAACGCGTAGTCAACGAAAATAACGTTTTGGAAGGTGAATACTCGACAGAATCGGTAAGAAAAACTTTTCTTAAAtctaaattatcaaaatattcaGTGCAAATAATATGA